In the genome of Myroides phaeus, one region contains:
- a CDS encoding LptF/LptG family permease: MKILDRYILKTFITTLLTVFAILYFIFILQGVWLFISELAGKDLDILIIVQFLLFYSPKMVPLVLPLSVLLASIMTFGSFAENYEFAAMKASGISLKRAMRPLSIFIFILAAISFWFANDVIPKAEYKFLNLRKEIIQTKPAMAIAAGQFNDLGQVNIKVDNKSGKNGQYLKNVTMHVKSNSGYENKTVIRSIDGELQTDESSNILKLHLFDGNYYDDVTAKTYEQAKKHPFVKTKFEKYTMNIDLSSFQNEGKDDEKITNTYGMLNLKELNYTIDSLQKALDIEKNSNTDNISLRMTNLFTEASPKETTIKIVEIAPENLLESFTKDNQSRILQSAIDYTNNISFNAESNDLSVLNQVKKINDHWLAFYEKFVIAFSCFLMFYIGAPLGAIIRKGGLGLPIVFAVIIFITYHFINTFGKKLAQEDGITPFLGGWIGSLVLTPLAVYLTYKATKDNGQVNFSATIDPIVDFFKALTKKKTQSEASR, translated from the coding sequence GTGAAGATACTTGACCGTTATATTTTAAAGACCTTTATAACAACACTGCTTACAGTGTTTGCTATTTTATATTTTATATTCATACTTCAAGGTGTATGGCTATTCATTTCTGAGTTAGCAGGAAAAGATTTGGACATATTAATTATTGTTCAATTCCTTCTATTCTACTCACCCAAGATGGTACCTTTAGTGTTACCACTATCTGTACTTTTAGCTTCTATTATGACCTTTGGTAGCTTTGCCGAAAACTACGAGTTTGCTGCAATGAAAGCGTCGGGTATTTCTCTAAAAAGAGCAATGCGCCCGCTATCTATCTTTATTTTCATTTTAGCAGCTATTTCTTTTTGGTTTGCTAATGATGTTATTCCAAAGGCAGAATATAAATTCTTAAACCTGAGAAAAGAAATCATTCAGACTAAACCCGCTATGGCTATTGCTGCAGGACAGTTTAATGACTTAGGACAAGTAAATATCAAAGTAGATAATAAGTCTGGAAAAAACGGACAATATCTAAAAAATGTAACAATGCACGTTAAATCTAATTCAGGATATGAAAATAAAACTGTTATTAGATCTATAGATGGAGAGCTACAAACAGATGAATCGTCTAATATTCTTAAGCTACACTTATTTGATGGGAATTATTATGATGATGTTACAGCAAAAACATACGAACAAGCTAAAAAGCATCCTTTTGTAAAGACAAAGTTTGAAAAATACACGATGAACATCGATTTGAGTAGTTTTCAAAATGAAGGAAAAGACGACGAAAAAATTACAAATACATATGGAATGCTTAATTTGAAAGAATTGAACTATACGATTGATTCATTACAAAAAGCATTAGATATAGAAAAGAATTCAAATACAGACAACATTTCTCTGAGAATGACTAACCTATTCACAGAGGCGTCTCCGAAAGAAACTACTATTAAAATAGTAGAAATTGCCCCAGAAAACTTATTAGAAAGTTTTACAAAAGACAATCAAAGTCGTATTTTACAATCAGCTATAGACTACACTAATAATATTAGTTTTAATGCTGAAAGTAATGACCTTTCTGTATTAAATCAAGTAAAGAAAATTAATGACCACTGGCTTGCTTTTTATGAGAAATTCGTAATTGCTTTCTCTTGTTTCCTTATGTTTTATATAGGAGCACCATTAGGAGCAATTATACGTAAAGGAGGATTGGGATTACCTATCGTTTTTGCAGTTATAATTTTCATTACTTACCACTTTATTAATACATTTGGTAAAAAGCTCGCACAAGAAGATGGTATTACACCGTTCTTAGGAGGTTGGATAGGTTCTTTAGTATTAACTCCGTTAGCAGTGTACTTAACATATAAAGCTACAAAAGATAACGGACAAGTAAACTTTAGTGCTACAATAGATCCAATTGTAGATTTCTTTAAAGCATTAACAAAAAAGAAAACACAATCTGAAGCAAGTAGATAA
- the ribB gene encoding 3,4-dihydroxy-2-butanone-4-phosphate synthase — MSHNHIQLNTIEEAIEDIRAGKVIIVVDDEDRENEGDFIAAAEKVTPEMINFMATHGRGLICAPLTQSRCKELDLNPMVSNNTVLHQTAFTVSIDLKGNGCTTGISVHDRAKTIESLVKEETKAEDLGRPGHIFPLIAKQGGVLRRTGHTEAAVDLARLAGFKPAGILVEILNEDGSMARLPQLVEVAKKWDLKIISIENLVSYRMKHDSLIDKKEDFEIDTRFGKFRLRAYQQNTNDQVHIALTKGTWNEGEPVLTRINSMIANNDILDALSGKLNKRLESAFNRVNEEGKGAILFINQEEQSSSLLKRLAVIKEQKASLDMDTPKLTADEKDFGIGAQILHDLNITNINLMTNSEQAKRVGMTGYGLEITGYTKY; from the coding sequence ATGTCACACAATCACATTCAATTAAACACTATTGAGGAAGCAATCGAAGATATCCGTGCAGGAAAAGTAATCATAGTGGTAGATGATGAGGATCGTGAAAACGAAGGTGATTTTATCGCCGCTGCAGAGAAAGTTACACCAGAAATGATCAATTTCATGGCAACTCACGGTAGAGGACTTATCTGCGCTCCCCTTACACAATCAAGATGTAAAGAATTGGATTTAAATCCAATGGTTTCAAATAACACAGTTTTACACCAGACGGCTTTTACAGTATCGATTGACTTAAAAGGAAACGGATGTACAACAGGTATTTCAGTTCACGATAGAGCTAAAACTATTGAATCTTTGGTTAAAGAAGAGACGAAAGCAGAAGATTTAGGACGTCCTGGACACATTTTTCCATTAATTGCTAAGCAAGGTGGAGTATTAAGAAGAACTGGGCACACAGAGGCTGCAGTTGACTTAGCACGCTTAGCCGGTTTTAAACCTGCTGGTATTTTAGTAGAAATTTTAAACGAAGATGGTTCTATGGCTCGTTTACCTCAACTTGTTGAAGTAGCTAAGAAATGGGATCTAAAGATTATATCAATTGAAAACTTAGTTTCTTATAGAATGAAACACGATAGTTTGATTGACAAAAAAGAAGACTTCGAAATTGATACTCGTTTTGGTAAATTCAGATTAAGAGCATACCAACAAAATACAAATGATCAAGTACACATTGCTTTAACAAAAGGTACTTGGAATGAAGGAGAGCCTGTATTAACTCGTATTAATTCAATGATTGCTAACAACGATATTTTAGATGCTCTTAGTGGTAAACTAAATAAACGCCTTGAGTCAGCTTTCAACAGAGTTAATGAAGAAGGAAAAGGAGCTATTTTATTCATTAATCAAGAAGAACAAAGTTCAAGTTTATTGAAAAGATTAGCGGTAATTAAAGAGCAAAAAGCAAGTTTAGATATGGATACTCCAAAATTAACCGCTGATGAAAAAGACTTCGGTATTGGAGCTCAAATATTACACGACTTAAACATTACTAATATTAACTTAATGACTAACTCTGAACAAGCAAAAAGAGTAGGAATGACTGGTTATGGTTTAGAAATTACAGGATATACTAAATATTAA